AGGTTGTTGTAACTGACGTCGAACACCTGCAGCGTCTTCAGCTTGCCGACCTCCGGCGAGATCGTGCCGGTGATGCCGTTCTCGCCGAAATTGAGCGTCGCGGCGACGCCTGACAGCTGGTAGTAACCGCGGCCCTGCCGGTTCGCCGCTCCGTTGTCCGGATTCAGAGAGAACATCAGGATGAGATGTCCTGGATTGAATTCCGCCATGGCCTGCTCCGACGTCAGTAGCCGCATCTCCATCAGCGACGGCGGTATCACCCCGGACAGCTGGTTCCCGGAGAGGTCGACGTAGTACAGCTTCGGCATGGCGCCGAGCCAGCTCGGGATCGGGCCGGTGAGCCGGTTGCCGGAGAGATTCAAGATGTTGAGGTCCTGCAGCTTCGACAGCCATGACGGGATCACGCCGGTCAGCGCGCAGTTCTGCATCACAATCACGCGGACGCTCCTGACGTGGTCGCCGACCCAGCCGGCGTCCGGCAGCGCCTCGCCGTAGAAGTTGTAGGACACGAGCAGCGCGGTGAGGCTCGTGCAGCCCTTGAGGTTCCAGAACATGCCGCTGATGTTGACGAAGGAGTTGATTGTCAACGAGAAGAATTCGAGCTGTTTCAGGTTGCCGATCTCCGGCGAGACCTGCCCGCCCATGACGTTGCGGCTGACGCGCAGCGCCTTCATCGCCGTGCAGGAGTAGATGCTCGGTGGCATCGTGCCGGTGAAGTTGTTGGACGCCACGTCGAAGACGGTGAGGTTGGGGAGGCCGGAGAAGTCAACGTCCGTGAGGTTCCCGACGAAGCTGTTCGACCGGAGGTCGATGAACCGGAGGCTGGTCCAGTTGCTCAACGCTGACGGGAGCGTTCCGGTGAGGTTGTTATTGGCGAGCCGGAGCTCCTCCAGCTTCGGCATCTTGCTGATCGACTCCGGCAATTCACCGGTGAACAAATTATAGCTCAGATCAAGCGTGACCAGATTCGTCAGCTTGGCGAGGCTATCCTGATCAAGCCGGCCTTCTATCTGGTTCGCCGGGAGCTGCAGGTGCTGGAGCGGCTTCACGTCGAAGAGCTCGCCGGGGAGTTCGCCGGTGAGGTTGTTGCGGCCGGCGCTGAGAACGCGCAGCTGCGAGCAGTTGCCGAACCCGGGGGAGATGACCCCGCTGAGCACGTTGACGGAGAGGTCAAGAACGGCGAGAGCCGGGCAGCTCACGCACAAGGAGGGGATCGAGCCATGGAAGCTGTTGTTGCTGGCATTCAGCGACACGAGGCGCGGCGTGTGCTCCCAGATCGCGGACGGGAACTGCCCCGCCAAGAGGTTGCTCGACACGTCGAGCACCTCCAGCGAGAGGCCGCCGCGGGCAGCGGCGCCCGTCGCCACGCTAGGTAGCTCGCCGGAGAGGCAGTTGTAGCTGACGTCGACGACGGTGACATTGGGCAGGGAGAAGAGCACCTCTGGGAACTGGCCGGCGAGGCTGTTGCCGGACAGGTTGAGGTGCGTGAGCCCGGTGAGGTTGCCAATCGACGGCGAGATCGTCCCGTTGAATCCGCGTCCCGGCAGCGACAGACGCGTgaccgcgccatcgccgtcgcctgcgccgccgcaccCCACGCCATCCCACCTGCAGCAGTCCGGCGATCCTCGCCAGTCGGCGACGATGGCAtcccccgccggcggcgaggcctcgGCGAGGAAGGACAGCAAGGCCGCCCTCTCCGCCTCGGCGCAGGCAGCTGCGCGCCCGCAAATGGAGATGGCTAAAAGCAGCACAAGAACTCCAGAGACGACCACGACGACTCGGCCACTCGTCTCCATCGTGGCATGATCACCACGTCGAGCTATCGAGCGTGGCGGAAGTCAAACTCCATCCCGGCCGATTTGATTGGAGAGTTCGCCGTTGAATCCGGCGATAAGTTATCTAAtgctgaactgaactgaactgaaatGGGGAGGGGAAGTATATTAATCCGAGTCAACTGCAGCGTAGTGCGTCGCCGTGCACGTCGTGCTCCGGGGATCAGGTTCGGATCAAATTTTGATTAAACCGATTCTTCAGGATATAATTTCTGTTTGTACTTACtataatatttttaagaaaTGTACTCCGTATACGCCATATGCTTTTGTTGGCAAGTTTGACTTCACTTCTGAAGCTGGGCTTTTCTGGCTGATTGGGCGTGGAGGAGCTGTCTAAGACCAAAGTTGCACATTATCTAGAGCATTAATGTCGTGGTTGATGAGCGTGAATTGATACGGCGTTGACGAAAGCTCCAGTTAATTCGTCGACGTCACGCAACTGTTTAGCGGTTATCCAGAAGATATTGTATTCTGGACTATCCTTCTGGCCCATGGGCCCATACCTGAAGTCCACATGACAACCCGTAGGCCGTGGAGGCGtagcacgtcgtcgtcgttcctctcgccgccatggccgcaaCGGCAAGCCCgtgggcgagcggcggcggcggcggcggcggctgggggcGGAGGTGCGCGGCGAGCGTACGGGCTTCACCCTCCCGCCGAGCAATCCAGCCACACCCGGGGGTGTAGCCTGGCTACCCTGCTGTGGCGGCGAACCGGCGAGGCGAAGCGGCTCTAGTTCTCCGTGAGGCCGCGCGAGCCGCGGCCGACGCGGGCAACGGGGCACGGGCGGGGATTCCTGGTTGCAAAAACTTGCAGTGCGAAGCGAATCACGGCAGAAGGTACGCATTCAATTAATCCTCTGTTTACTCTCTTGTTCAGGACTATTTTCCTCGCAAAAATAAGTACTCAGGTAACCCTATTATTTTCGCTGTATTATGGGGATTGGGGAAAACTCCGAGGGCTCAACGAATTAGAATTTTTGTGCACTTTGGCTCTAGCTTCTAATGGGTTCAAATCTAGAGATTGCATATGGTAGCTATGTCCAAGAATAGTAGCACTTCGTTTATGCAGTAGCATTTGCTCAGAGTTTGTCTATAGAGTAGTTTTATTCATATAATTGAATCATCAATCGTTATGTCCTAAACATTTTAAGTCATGCTATTTGAAGTTACCGGCTAAATCAGTAACAATACGTGGTTGTGAGCAGGGATGCGAACAATGATGCAGTATAAGTGGGGATCAGGTTGAGAGAGGTCGTTTGACAAGTCTAGTACTTGCAGCCTTGCAGGCCTGTGAGGCTGCAGATTTGTTCGAGCTGAAATTGGTACTGATCAGGCAATATTGACATAGTGGTGTCCGATATACAGGCAAGTCAAGGAGTTTGAGGTCCAAAGTGGCAGGTTTCTTTTCTGATAGTAACATCGGCATGTTCATCAACGTAGATGCTAGATGGAATATCTCCTGTAAGCCTGTAGTTTGATATAATAGGAGATACAAATCATTAATCCAGGATGGTATTCGGTCCAGTACTCCAGTGAGTTGATTGCTTAACAAATCTAGCACCTCCAACTTTATGATCTTTGACAGCCAAAGAGGGATTTATCCAACCGGTGGGCAACCATCCAAG
The Oryza sativa Japonica Group chromosome 6, ASM3414082v1 DNA segment above includes these coding regions:
- the LOC4341911 gene encoding tyrosine-sulfated glycopeptide receptor 1 — protein: METSGRVVVVVSGVLVLLLAISICGRAAACAEAERAALLSFLAEASPPAGDAIVADWRGSPDCCRWDGVGCGGAGDGDGAVTRLSLPGRGFNGTISPSIGNLTGLTHLNLSGNSLAGQFPEVLFSLPNVTVVDVSYNCLSGELPSVATGAAARGGLSLEVLDVSSNLLAGQFPSAIWEHTPRLVSLNASNNSFHGSIPSLCVSCPALAVLDLSVNVLSGVISPGFGNCSQLRVLSAGRNNLTGELPGELFDVKPLQHLQLPANQIEGRLDQDSLAKLTNLVTLDLSYNLFTGELPESISKMPKLEELRLANNNLTGTLPSALSNWTSLRFIDLRSNSFVGNLTDVDFSGLPNLTVFDVASNNFTGTMPPSIYSCTAMKALRVSRNVMGGQVSPEIGNLKQLEFFSLTINSFVNISGMFWNLKGCTSLTALLVSYNFYGEALPDAGWVGDHVRSVRVIVMQNCALTGVIPSWLSKLQDLNILNLSGNRLTGPIPSWLGAMPKLYYVDLSGNQLSGVIPPSLMEMRLLTSEQAMAEFNPGHLILMFSLNPDNGAANRQGRGYYQLSGVAATLNFGENGITGTISPEVGKLKTLQVFDVSYNNLSGGIPPELTGLDRLQVLDLRWNRLTGTIPSALNKLNFLAVFNVAHNDLEGPIPTGGQFDAFPPKNFMGNPKLCGRAISVPCGNMIGATRDDDPDKHVGKRVLIAIVLGVCIGLVALVVFLGCVVITVRKVMSNGAVRDGGKGVEVSLFDSMSELYGDCSKDTILFMSEAAGEAAKRLTFVDILKATNNFSQERIIGSGGYGLVFLAELEDGARLAVKKLNGDMCLVEREFQAEVEALSATRHENLVPLLGFCIRGRLRLLLYPYMANGSLHDWLHERRAGGAGAAPQLLDWRARLNVARGASRGVLYIHEQCKPQIVHRDIKSSNILLDEAGEARVADFGLARLILPDRTHVTTELVGTPGYIPPEYGQAWVATRRGDVYSFGVVLLELLTGRRPVEAASPPHGQQRELVRWVLQMRLQGRQAEVLDTRLSGGNEAQMLYVLDLACLCVDSTPFSRPAIQEVVSWLDNVDTIGRS